A segment of the Triticum urartu cultivar G1812 chromosome 1, Tu2.1, whole genome shotgun sequence genome:
AAATGggatttttgattttttttttgaaaataccCCCCACCATGGTGGTCGAGCACCAAAAGTCCGCTCTCCAACAATTCCCACTTATTAATCCAATGATTAATCACTAAAGACCATTGATGGTTAATGTCACCATTATTCTTTTCATTAACAAATCTTACCAAGTTAAAAGTCCTCACTCGGTAGGGTTAGTCATCATTCCCCATGACGTCGTAATTTAATCAGAAACTCTAACTTGTGTTTGGCATAAGCATAACCTTAAACAATCACAAGTGTCCACACAAAATTAACTTTTTACACTTTTAACTATAGTCCAAAGAGTAGAATATTTGAATGTAATCCAATGGCTTCAATGGGGAGGAAGGACCAATGGAACTCATAAGATCTAGCTAACATTTGTGGGACCAAGCCTCGGGACTAAATTGTAACATGATTGAATTCATGACAGATTTCGCTTTTATCTCAAACCTTAACATGCATCTCATGAGCGAATGATtccgctgaaggaaatatgccctagaggcaataataaagttgttatttatatttccttatatcatgataaatgtttattattcatgctagaattgtattaatcggaaacttgatacatgtgtggatacatagacaaaacacagtgtccctagtaagcctctactagactagctcgttaatcaaagatggttaagtttcctagccatagacatgtgtagtcatttgatgaatgggatcacatcataggagaatgatgtgatggacaagacccatccattagcttagcataatgatcgttaagttttattgctattgctttcttcatgtcaaatacatatttcttcgactatgagattatgcaactcccggataccggaggaataccttatgtgctatcaaacgtcacaacataactggatgattataaagatgctctacatgtatctccgaaggtgtttgttgggttggcatagatcgagattaggatttgtcactccaagtatcggagaagtatctctggaccctctcggtaatgcacatcatgataagccttgcaagcaatatgactaatgaattagttacgggatgatgcattacggaacgagtaaagagacttgccggtaacgagattgaactaggtatgaagataccgacgatcgaatctcgggcaaataacataccgatgacaaagggaataacgtatgttgttattacggtttaaccgataaagatcttcatagaatatgtaggaaccaatgtgagcatccaggttccgttgttggttattgatcggagaggtgtctcggtcatgtctacatagttctcgaacccgcagggtccgcacgcttaatgttcgatgacgattttgtattatataagttatatgatttggtgactgaatgttgttcggagtcccggatgagatcacggacatgacgaggagtctcaaaatggttgagaggtaaagattcacaTATAGGACGGTAGTATttggacaccgaaagtgttcctaGGGTACCGGATACGTATCGAgtcatcggaaggggttccggacaacccccggcaagctatatgggcttaatgggcctagGGAGGGGCATACCAGCCCACtgggggctggtgcgcccctccaCCAGGCCGGCCAGCCCTAGGGAAGGCAAGGGAGGAGGGCTagcccctctttccttccccttctcaagggagaaaggaaagggggcgcctcctccttccttctcctagTGCCAAAACAAGGAAGGGGGGCAAATTGGGGTgggagcccaagtaggattcggcctacttgggCGCCCCCTAGctgcctccccccccccccaacctatatatatatatggggagggggcgcctagagTACACACAAAcatctgttagccgtgtgcggcgccctcCTCCACAGTTTAAGTTTCcagtcatattttcgtagtgcttaggtgaggCCCTGCGCGGATCATTTCACCATCACCgttaccacgccgtcgtgctgacgaaactctccttcgacactttgctggatcaagagtttaagggacatcatcgagctggaCGTGTacagaactcggaggtgttgtacgttcggtgcttgatcggtcggaacgagaagaagttcgactacatcaaccacgttgtcaaacgcttccgctttcgggctacgagggtacatggacacactctccccctctcgttggtATGCATCTCCTAAATAGATTTTGCGTGAgcatagaatttttttgaaattgcatgttgcgttccccaacatctaCAACATCAATGCAATTAGGTAACACTTTTCCAGGGTTAGAATTAGCAAAATCAAGACACTTAGATTACTCTAGGTCCACCAAGGACATGATAAGGTACATTCGTGCGCACACGAAACTACGAGGGAAAAGTACCTTATCCCTGCAAGGAACCAAAGACCACAGCACTAATAGCCAACCAGACCATCAAGCCAAACAAACACTTTGAATAACATGTTTTCATTTTCACACCGATAAAAAAGGAAGCGGTGTGGCAGCGTGCAGTACTTTTAGCGTAGATGAAGCGGGGGTTGTTTTTCGTTGATCTCGCCGACTTACTCCAAAACCTCTGTGAAACGGGGTACAAACCTTAAAACCACCCAGTTGTGTTGAATCAAAGCCATGTGGGAGAGTATGGGCATATGAGAAAAGATTTCTTAAAGTGATGATTCATACTACCTCCGTCCTGTTTATTAGTCCCTCTTGCATTTTGGGTCAAACTTTAACCTTTGATTTAACTACCAAAAAAATTAAGTTCTATGCCACAAAAATAGTAACGTCGAAAATCACTTTCGAATATGAATCCAACAAAATAACTTTTGTGACataaaattttattttattatcaaatctatgatcaaaatttgacataAAATATAAAGATAACTAATAAACCCAGACGAAGGTAGTAGAACTATAAGAATAGGTAGATCTAAAAGGAAATGACACTTGGTGGATCTCAAATTCTCATAATGCTACACAAGCCGTTCAGTCGTGAATGTGATGCCCCGAAGTGTACAAAAAACTTTCCCATCGCACCGTCGGCTACGACTGCCCAAGTCAACCTCCTACCGAACTCTCACCAATCGCGAGGCACATCCAACCCCCGCCCTTCCGCCACATAAGACGGCCGTGCTCCGCTGCCCCGCTCCACCCACCGCCCACGCGCACACCGACACACTCCCACGCATTCCGCCCCCCACAGGCGACAGATCTCGCCATGgccgacgccggagctcgcctCCTGCTGCCGCTGCTCCTCGCCGCCGCGGGGGCCCTCCTCCTCGCCTCCCCCGCCGCGGCGGAGATCCGGGCGGAGTCCTTCCGGGAGGACCCGCGCCACACCATCCTGTTCGAGAAGTTCGGCTTCTCCAAGACCGGCGCCGTCCGCATCATCCTCTCCGGCGCCGCCGTCTCCTCCTCCTTCGCGCGGGCGGACCCCAAGCAGATCGGGTTCTTCCTCCTCGCCGACGAGTCCCTCCTGCAGGCCGCCTCCGAGTCGCGGCCGCCGGCGgagaagcgcgcggagccggACGACCCGACCGGCGCCGACGAGCCCGACCTGTCCGGGTGCGTCCTCTCCAGCCCCTACGTCAAGAAGCTCTTCACCTTCTTTGACATGGAGGGCGGGCACTACAACAAGTCCTTCCCGGTCACCCACCCCGACGAGTACAGCCTCTACTTCGCCAACTGCGCGCCGGAGTCGCTCGTCTCCATGAACGTCCGCACCGAGATGTACAACGCCAACCCGGACGGCTCCAAGGACTACCTCCCCGTCGGCCAGGCGCCCGTCCCGGCCATCTACGGCTTCTTCGCCTTCGGCTACGCCGCGTTCCTCGCCGGCTGGGCCTACCTCACGCTCTCCCGCGACCGCGTGGCGGCCAACCAAATCCACCACCTCATGTCCGCGCTCCTCGTGGCGCGCCTGCTCTACTGCCTCTCCGCCGCCGAGGACCAGCACTACATCCGCGTCACCGGCACGCCGCACGGCTGGGACGTGGCCTTCTACCTCTTCCAGCTCATCAAGGGCGTCATCCTCTTCGCGGTCATCGTGCTGGTCGGCACGGGCTGGTCCTTCCTGAGGCCATTCCTGCAGGACCGGGAGAAGAAGGTGCTCATGGTGGTGATCCCGCTGCAGGTCATGGCCAACATCGCCGACGCGGTCATCGGGGAGACCGGGCCGTTCATGCAGAGCTGGGTGACATGGAACCAGATCCTGCTCTTCGTCGACGTCGCCTGCTGCTGCGCCGTGCTCTTCCCGGTCGTCTGGTCCATGCGGTCGCTCCGGGAGACGTCCAAGACCGACGGCAAGGCGGCGCGGAACCTGTCCAAGCTCACTCTGTTCCGGCAGTTCTACACTGTGGTCATTGGGTACTTGTACTTCACCAGGATCGTGGTGTTTGCGCTGAGGACCATTGCCAGTTACCAGTACCGGTGGGTGAGCATCCTGGCCGAGGAAGTGGCATCAATGGCGTTCTACATGTACATGTTCTACACATTCAGGCCGGCCGAGAGGAGCAAGTACTTCTCtctcgacgacgacgacgaggaggccGCGGAGATGGTGCTCCGGGAAGAGGAATTCGAGCTCTGAGCATTTGTAATTTTCCGCAACAATGCCGTGAGCTGCAATTGTGCCTTGATTGCTCTCTTGGTAACCTGTTTATCTGATCTGATCTCCCCTCTGAGACTTTAGCACACTATTTATACAGATACCAGGTAGCAGGTATAGCTCATCGTCTTGTATGTACCGCAGGGCTGTAAGATTATATTTGTTCCTCTTCCCTTGTAGCTTCAAATTTTGCCGATGAGACGCAGGATACTAAACTGGATACGTGCAAAGAGGTTCTTGCTTGAAAAGTGCGCAGGGAATTAATTGAGCAGGTGTTACTGTTCAGGCAATGTTTGAAATTTGCTGCAATTTTGTGTGGTGATCAGTCATTTCATTCTTTGACCATTGCTGATCCTTTTGTTTGTCTGTTAACTCAACTTGATGTGGTGATGTATCTTATGATTTGCCACTCATTGCAACGGAAACCCCATTATTCATTTTTATGGGGTTATCCTCCTTTTCAAAGAAAAAAAAAAGTACTCCCTCTGCAGTGATCTAAAAGATCTTATATTAcaccctccgttcctaaatataagtctttggaGAGATTCCACTATGAACCAAACTTAtattgtatttaggaacggagggagtagtttaaAGAGGGAGTAGtacgtattttattttattttctaaaTTGGGGTTAAAATGAAGCGGGGCTGGGGAGGAAAGGTCCCCTTTCATCCTAAATGGAAGGGAAAAGAAGTCTACTTGAAAAAGGAAAAGCCagcaacatcaatgaaggctccaTGAAGAAAGGTCTGTTGATGAAGAACAGTCCTTTTTTCAGTGCCCTGAAACATCTTCCGGATTAGGTGTAATGCTATCTACAGATTTGCATTTCTGGAATGCATTGTGGTTGGGCATTGTTTGAGATCCTCGTGGAAGCTAAAATGAAGCAAAGCACGTTACTGGTTCCAGTTGGGCGTGTCTAGCGCATGGTACACAACTTGCTTGGTAATGCATCACTGTCCAGCTTTTCCCGTTTCTGTTCCAATGATCCAAGCACCTAACGGCTTAAAACAAGCATGAACACAAATGAAAGTTTGAGGGGACAGTGCACGGAAGGGAGGAGGATATCGACATGGACATGGCATGCCGTCGGTGAGCTCCGAATGATCCATTCCTGACCGGAAACTACGTACATCTCAGAAATCAGAAGATGATAGCAGTGCATGGATCATTAAGAGCTCATCTACACCCATcatgaacagtaaaatcaaaacaaatactagAAAAATTAATAAAAAACGAAAAAAAAATGGCATGGAAGATGTTTCAGAGTGTGAGGTCCGTGCCAAATTTTTTTCATTTGGACATCTGAGTAGCTGTCAGCAAAAAAGATAAAACTTACGCAACATCTTCCATGCAAAAAGAAGTCAGATTGTTTTTAGTTTTTTACTGTTCATGTGGTGTAGATGAGCTCGCGCTCAGACATGGATATTCGGCAGTGCATAAGATACAGTAGCTGCTGACGAGTAGAATGAGAGAGCAGGAGCTAGCGACACTGCCCTAAAAAGGCACTCCTAAATGAAGACAGTGAGTAAAATAGGTTGGGTGCCGGCAATTAGGCCAGTGGTTAGCAACAAACGGCAACACCTCAGGTCTAGGATCTTCCTGTTCCTGTTCTGCTGCGCCTTTTGAGCTTTGATGCTCCACCAAACTCTTCATTTTCTAAGCGGCGGCAGCACCGTACGTCTTTTATCACAGTCCAATAGCTTCAGCAGAATTTATCAACATGTCCGAAACTTCAACATTCAACAGATTCCGTTGGCAAAAAGAAGAGATGTTTTCATAAATTAAGAGGATTGGCTGTGTGTCTGTTTTACAAATAAATTTCCGAATCTTTCTCGTCCCTATCTTTTCCCCTACACCTAGTGTATAAATTGCCTGATACAAAACACAAAATTATAGTTGTTCTAAAACTTTTACAAACAAATATGAGGTTTCTGTAAACATTTCACTCAGATAGCGGCCCGACAGATAAATGTGGCTGTCAGCAGGTAGCCGTCGCTGGTGTTGGTCAATGCTCCGAATTTGCCTTGCGGCAGCTCACCGGAGCTGTGCAACTGCAGCCATCGAGTGGACATGCCCATAGTCCAGTGTGGCTTTCTATCCTCGCTCCAACCTTCTAGGCAAAGAAGCACTCTTGGGCTTCTCAAGCTGATCCATTTCATGTTCCTGTGGCACATAACAGCGTATTCTCATCCGAGCATGTGCAATGCATCCATATGCACCAACACGCCGATGAGTGTACACCTTCTACAATGTACGTGCAAAGAAGTCGTTAACTGCAAGTGACGCGTCACCATGTGCAACCGCATTCTCTGGCTCCGGCATGAAAAGCGTACTAGAAGAAGCCTGTGGAGCAATGCAACGTAATGCCGGGAAAAACATGCAGGATTAGAACATCAAAATAGATTAAACAAATAGTTTACATTTCCTAAAACAAATATACTGTTCTCTAGTATTGGACAAGGTTAGCAACATTTCAGCACAACACTGTAAAGCACTTCATTAGCATGTTCTGCATTAAGTATGTTATAGATCACCCCCCTGCACACTATGACAAGACAATAATCCAACTTTGCACAACTGAAGTGAAACATACCTTCAAGGAATAGCATTAAGGAGTGTATAGTATATTACATTGTCCAGAGAGAGATCATTACCTTTGTGTCTATCTGCAATTCTCCACTGTTATCTACTGAAAGAACGGCACCATGTGCTTTTAACCATATTTCACATTCTTCCAATCTGTCCTCCCCATCTAGTAAGAATCCCAAAACCTGTGCAACATACCCCACAGGTACCGTGGGACGATATGATCTAGACATACATTTTATAGCCTCGAAACGCATCCTCTCCACATATAGATCTGTTGAAGAGAGCTACAGACATCAAAACCTCTTACGGAAACAGAAGTGCATTGAATTAACTTGGAAGGTGGTAAATTGCCCTTACCCATGAGGCAAGAGTTCAAGTTGGGCCCTTGTTTGTATAATTTGAAAAATATTACATAATTGCCAGATGAAACAGCAGCATGAACTGCAAGGGCATGCTTGACAGCTCCATCTTGTTTGGCTTCTTTTGACAAGCTGAAAATAATGTATATATCAAATTTAGTCCACTTATGAACTAAATAGGTTGCTATGGTACTGTTTACAAAATGATACCTTGCCATTGATGACAACAGGTCACGTTTGTTATTAGAGTGTAGCATGACGCAGAGCAAATTGTAGGCAGAGAATTCAAAATAACAACCATTGTTTCCCTCTCTATATAGCCTCTTCAGTTGTGACTGGCACTGCAAAAGGTTGCACATAGAAATAGTTTAAATTATGTCACTCATGCAGCAGTTGAATTACAAATATGTTCATtacaaagccacatcatcaagtTCTAATGTCAATAAGTATTCCTGAACCATTACCAGAAAAGCaatatttttctttctttttagtAAAGCATACACTAGATGAACCTGATAACTAGAAAAGCTCTAATAAAGTGTAACCAAACTTCTGATTGCTACTAATAGGAAAGAAAAACCCTTCTTGGGCATTCCGTACAACACTATAAAAAGTTGGTTGCAATGGCTAGCAAACAGAACATGTGCACCACtgtttgatacttcgaaagaatCAGATAAGACAAGACAAACTGACCTGGTTAAATTCAGGTAGATCACCAGCTTGCAGTGCTAAACGCGCATGAGTTTCATAAACCTGAAATAAGAAATCTGAAGGTTAGAAGACAATGGATTGCTTAACTTATTTCCAGTGCAGAACATTAACAAATATTTTCTTTTGGTCGTCTGCACCAGATAactaatactccctccatttctgtATACAAGGACACTTCGTTTTTCATGTTAAACTTTGACTTGTAATTTTGCTCAATAAAATATGGGTTATATGTCATCAAAAATATATCATCGGAAAGTTCTTTGGAATGTGCATCCAATGACATGCTGCATATAACTCACTTTTTGTTGGTAAAATTAATGGTCAAAGGTTAGCCCGGTGCACGTAGCTCCTGCTTGCGCAGGGTCCGGGGAAGGTAGGCATAAAAAATATGAAGTGGACTTGTATacagaaatggagggagtatatcgAGTATGGTATCCTGACTAGCAACTTAAATAGACATATAGACATTGTGCATTTATCAAGTTACTGATATAATGAGGTCCACAGTTCCAGGCAACTGGATGCCATGAAGAACGAAGACTACCTTCACAGTCAGTTCATTCTGGATCCTCTGAACCGTAAGATCTTGGCGAATAGATTTCAGTTGATCACACTTGTAAAGATAATTCTTTTGAGATGTTTCAACCATGGAAAGCGCCTTCTCCAAGACATGTTCTGGTCTTACCTGCAAAGAACGTATTCAGATAAATAAGCAAACAAACAGTAGAATGGATAGACTGCCATCTAGAAATAAAATGTTGCACTGATGCTATCAATGCCTTTCGGTTTAGAGTTATGAAAGACAATTAGTGAGTGTTATTACCGTGGAAGGATCAGGCGCTGACGTGAGGCGTAAATATCGCTTCTCAATTTCTTGACATGTTCCCTTGACTGTCAGTGCATCCCAGTCCATATCCTCGACGGCCAAGCTGCTGCCATCTTTATAACTTCCAGTAACAAGAGCTGAAATGGGTCTTCTTGTATGTATACGAGCCATGGCATCTTTATTCACTGCAGAATTTCTTGACTTTGATGGTGAATCCTTACTCTTCTCAAAACGCTTAGATCTGTGCTCCCTGCGTTTCTTTTCCTCT
Coding sequences within it:
- the LOC125520944 gene encoding protein CANDIDATE G-PROTEIN COUPLED RECEPTOR 7-like — protein: MADAGARLLLPLLLAAAGALLLASPAAAEIRAESFREDPRHTILFEKFGFSKTGAVRIILSGAAVSSSFARADPKQIGFFLLADESLLQAASESRPPAEKRAEPDDPTGADEPDLSGCVLSSPYVKKLFTFFDMEGGHYNKSFPVTHPDEYSLYFANCAPESLVSMNVRTEMYNANPDGSKDYLPVGQAPVPAIYGFFAFGYAAFLAGWAYLTLSRDRVAANQIHHLMSALLVARLLYCLSAAEDQHYIRVTGTPHGWDVAFYLFQLIKGVILFAVIVLVGTGWSFLRPFLQDREKKVLMVVIPLQVMANIADAVIGETGPFMQSWVTWNQILLFVDVACCCAVLFPVVWSMRSLRETSKTDGKAARNLSKLTLFRQFYTVVIGYLYFTRIVVFALRTIASYQYRWVSILAEEVASMAFYMYMFYTFRPAERSKYFSLDDDDEEAAEMVLREEEFEL